CGCCTGATGAGGAAGGCGCCACCGGCACACTTGTGGTGTTCGCGGCTTCATCGCTCACGGACGCGATGAACGAGGCCGCTGCGGAGTTCCGAAAGGCCAACCCCGGCATTGCCGTTACATTCAGCTTTGCGTCAAGCTCCGCTCTGCGGACGCAAATTGCCGAAGGCGCGAAAGCAGACGTCTTTGCCTCTGCAGACGAGTCAAATATGGCGCAGGCAGCAAGCGCCGGGGTAATTGACGGGACGCCGACTATCTTCGCAAGGAATTCACTGGCGCTCGTCGTTCCGTCCTCCAATGCGAAGGTCGCCTCAATGAACGACCTCGTGAAGGCGGACATCAAGCTCGTGCTGGCCGCTACGGGCGTGCCGGTCCGCACCTACACAGAGCAGGTGCTGGCGAAAGCCGCCGGCGACCCGAAGTACGGACCCGAATACCCTGCAAAGGTTAAGGCCAACCTGGCAAGCGAAGCTCAGAATGTAAGACAGGCCGTAACGCAGGTGAAGCTTGGCCAGGCTGATGTGACCGTGGCATATATCACCGACGTTGCCGGGACGAACGGCCGGGGCGTCCGGGCGATACCAGTTCCGGAGCAGTACAATGTCGTGGCCGCCTACCCTATCGCACCGGTCAAGGGCTCTACCAATAGCGCCGCGGCCCGGGCGTTCATTGCGTTCCTGACATCCCCAAAAGGACAGACCGTGCTCCAAAAGTATGGGTTCGCGTCTCCATAGATGGCATTCCAGTCACGCAGCCGAAAGGTCTCGGAATTGCGGTGGGCCGCCCTCGGCGGCCTTCCCGTGGTCCTGTTCCTGCTGTTCGTCGGTTTACCGCTCGCGGCAATACTGGCCAGGGGGGCCGGCGAGCCGGGATTCATCTCTCGACTCACGGACGCAAGCGTCCTGCAGCCTCTGCGTATCACCTTCGCAACCAGCCTTATTACCCTCGCCGTGATTTGCGTTGCATGCACCCCCGTTTCGTACGTCCTGGCGAGAAAGAGGTTCCCCGGTCGCGACATCGTGGACAGCCTGGTGGAGCTTCCGACGGTACTGCCGCCCGTTGTGGCGGGCCTTGGGATGCTGATGGCTTTCGGACAAAGGTCCGAGATCGGGCAGGCGCTGGAGGCGATCGGCATATCGCTGCCGTTCAGCATGACGGCGGTTGTCTTCGCGCAGATATTTGTGAGCGCGCCGTTCTTCATTCGCGCAGCCAAGATAGGCTTTGAGTCGGTTGACCGGAGCCTGGAAGAGACGGCACTGACTCTTGGGGCGCCTCCCCTGCAGGTCTTCTTCCGAATCACGCTCCCACTCGCCTCCCGGTCCATGATCGGCGGCGCGGTGCTATCCTGGACGAGGGCCATCGGGGAGTTCGGCGCCACGCTGATGTTCGCGGGAAGCCTGGCCGGGCGGACGCAGACTATGCCGCTTGCTATAATGGCGGCCTTCGAGCACGACCTGGGGGCAACGCTGGCGCTGGCAACAGTGCTCATGGCCATATCTCTCGCAGTCCTCG
The window above is part of the SAR202 cluster bacterium genome. Proteins encoded here:
- the modB gene encoding molybdate ABC transporter permease subunit, giving the protein MAFQSRSRKVSELRWAALGGLPVVLFLLFVGLPLAAILARGAGEPGFISRLTDASVLQPLRITFATSLITLAVICVACTPVSYVLARKRFPGRDIVDSLVELPTVLPPVVAGLGMLMAFGQRSEIGQALEAIGISLPFSMTAVVFAQIFVSAPFFIRAAKIGFESVDRSLEETALTLGAPPLQVFFRITLPLASRSMIGGAVLSWTRAIGEFGATLMFAGSLAGRTQTMPLAIMAAFEHDLGATLALATVLMAISLAVLVVTRLLLRRWSVLT
- the modA gene encoding molybdate ABC transporter substrate-binding protein; the encoded protein is MFAASSLTDAMNEAAAEFRKANPGIAVTFSFASSSALRTQIAEGAKADVFASADESNMAQAASAGVIDGTPTIFARNSLALVVPSSNAKVASMNDLVKADIKLVLAATGVPVRTYTEQVLAKAAGDPKYGPEYPAKVKANLASEAQNVRQAVTQVKLGQADVTVAYITDVAGTNGRGVRAIPVPEQYNVVAAYPIAPVKGSTNSAAARAFIAFLTSPKGQTVLQKYGFASP